In Salvelinus alpinus chromosome 20, SLU_Salpinus.1, whole genome shotgun sequence, a genomic segment contains:
- the zeb2a gene encoding zinc finger E-box-binding homeobox 2a isoform X2 has translation MKQEIMAEGPRCKRRKQSNPQRKNVLNYENVVETGSETDEDDRTLVSEENGLTNGEEGSSPIGAGVPNLEASPRVGHALLSYRAGAEEGSEGRDGRQSHNHAWRLAENPHGHLNGTVKSMDGVSELDEYFTKRNKLEESDSHSASIAEYLQRGDTAIIYPEAPEEVTRLGTPEAVGQDENENDLPPGTPDAFAQLLTCPYCDRGYKRLTSLKEHIKYRHEKNEESVPCPLCNETFSHRTQLERHMATHKPGRDQPQLLNEGAGNRKFKCTECGKAFKYKHHLKEHLRIHSGEKPYECSNCKKRFSHSGSYSSHISSKKCIGLISVNGRVRNGGGNTKAGSSPNSTASSPGSPALAQLRHKLENGRPMGPQDQQSHLDIKAEPMDFNDYRLLMASQYGVGGPGGYMNGAGRGGSPLGIHSSSQSPLQHLSGMGLDLPLLGYGSLGNNLSEVQKVLQIVDNTVCRQKMDGNPEEISKLRAYMKELGAQMEEQKLALSSPRAGFQVVGHGSPTKSIIDYTLEKVNEAKSLIDDSKRQINMDIKKERLNHSMDPEEKSHHESHQVPFLPFSCQFCKETFPGPIPLHQHERYLCKKNEEINHLQPSEGVPPSRRGVFPSEQQATLQSSLSERGTTSPVNPFKDHVSVLKAYFAMNMEPNSEELLKISIAVGLPQEFVKEWFSQWKNQQQQQQHNNGNANSRKRSPPPDRSSAEERNHHGLARSPMSMAQHVDRIMALADLHGGNTNGDRDTPHRHLKANQFTANRQMGDKPLETLDHLRSSTSSPLNLSSTSSKNSQSSSYTPNSLASEGDGHGGDAPLDLSLPKHMMSNSISLGEKRSKPNGYVSDRNGDHHQSNREQGTEPMDLAHIKKEFLGSGRDNGGNSGHQMEKSASPIFGINPFGGGHMYTPLPPHGAFPPHSFMQAQASIPGLRPYPGLDPMSFLPHMAYTYAGAATFAEMQHRSRKYQRKPGFQGELLDGTVDYLSGLEDLTDESLLSRKKIKKTESGMYACDLCDKTFQKTSSLLRHKYEHTGKRPHQCTICKKAFKHKHHLIEHSRLHSGEKPYQCDKCGKRFSHSGSYSQHMNHRYSYCKREAEEREAAEREARDKGPLEPTELLMRRAYLQGLGPLGYSDPEDQPEDGGGTILRDGTEGGMRGGRGEREVDETYEKVTDRRETGTFREGEDEEEDDSRMDTARNDEGKDAEHSMDESSREGKTDTKSDQEEAD, from the exons TGCTGAACTATGAGAATGTGGTGGAGACGGGCTCCGAGACAGACGAGGATGACAGGACTCTGGTCTCAGAGGAGAATGGTCTAACCAATGGGGAGGAGGGTAGCAGCCCCATTGGGGCCGGCGTTCCCAACCTGGAGGCATCACCCAGGGTGGGCCACGCCCTGCTGTCCTACAGGGCTGGAGCAGAGGAGGGGTCAGAGGGCAGGGACGGGCGGCAGAGCCACAACCACGCCTGGCGCCTGGCAGAAAACCCGCACGGACACCTCAACGGGACTG TGAAGAGTATGGATGGGGTGTCGGAGCTTGACGAGTACTTCACTAAGCGTAATAAACTGGAGGAGAGTGACAGCCACTCGGCCAGCATCGCTGAGTACCTGCAGCGTGGAGACACTGCCATAATTTACCCAGAAGCCCCAGAGGAAGTGACACGACTCGGAACTCCCGAGGCCGTTGGGCAAGACGAAAACGAAAACG ACCTGCCACCTGGGACTCCAGATGCTTTCGCCCAACTGTTGACCTGCCCTTACTGCGACCGGGGCTACAAGCGGCTGACATCGCTCAAGGAGCACATCAAGTACCGCCATGAGAAGAACGAGGAGAGCGTTCCCTGCCCCCTGTGCAATGAGACCTTCTCTCACCGCACACAGCTGGAGAGGCATATGGCCACGCACAAGCCAGGGAGAGATCAG CCCCAGCTTCTGAATGAAGGGGCCGGCAACCGCAAGTTCAAATGCACCGAGTGTGGAAAAGCCTTCAAATACAAGCATCATTTGAAGGAGCATCTCCGCATTCACAGCG GGGAGAAACCATATGAGTGTTCCAACTGCAAGAAGCGCTTCTCCCACTCCGGCTCCTACAGCTCCCACATCAGCAGCAAGAAGTGCATCGGTCTGATCTCTGTCAACGGACGAGTACGCAACGGAGGAGGTAACACCAAGGCTGGCTCCTCCCCTAACTCCACCGCCTCCTCTCCGGGAAGCCCCGCCCTGGCCCAGCTCCGCCACAAGCTGGAGAACGGCCGCCCCATGGGCCCCCAAGACCAGCAAAGCCACCTGGACATCAAGGCAGAGCCCATGGACTTCAATGACTACAGGCTACTGATGGCCTCCCAGTATGGCGTTGGAGGGCCAGGGGGCTATATGAACGGAGCCGGCCGAGGAGGCAGCCCCCTGGGGATCCACAGCTCCTCCCAGAGCCCCCTGCAGCACCTGAGTGGGATGGGCTTGGACCTGCCCCTGCTGGGCTACGGTTCCCTGGGAAACAACCTGAGCGAGGTGCAGAAGGTCCTCCAGATCGTGGACAACACTGTGTGCAGGCAGAAGATGGATGGGAACCCGGAGGAGATTTCCAAGCTCAGGGCCTATATGAAGGAGCTGGGGGCCCAGATGGAGGAGCAGAAGCTGGCTTTGTCCTCCCCGCGTGCTGGCTTCCAGGTGGTGGGCCATGGCAGCCCCACCAAAAGCATCATCGACTACACTCTGGAGAAGGTGAATGAGGCCAAGAGCCTGATCGACGACTCCAAAAGGCAGATCAACATGGACATCAAGAAGGAAAGGCTAAACCACTCGATGGATCCTGAGGAGAAGTCGCACCACGAGAGCCACCAGGTTCCATTCCTGCCTTTCTCCTGCCAGTTCTGCAAGGAGACCTTCCCAGGGCCCATCCCTCTGCACCAGCATGAGCGCTATCTGTGTAAGAAGAACGAGGAGATCAACCACCTCCAGCCCAGTGAGGGCGTGCCTCCCAGCCGCAGGGGGGTGTTCCCCTCAGAGCAGCAGGCCACTCTGCAATCCTCTCTGTCAGAGAGGGGCACCACCAGCCCCGTCAACCCTTTCAAGGACCACGTGTCAGTGCTCAAGGCCTACTTCGCCATGAACATGGAGCCCAACTCAGAGGAGCTGCTGAAGATCTCCATCGCAGTCGGCCTCCCACAGGAGTTTGTCAAGGAGTGGTTCTCCCAGTGGAAGaatcagcagcaacaacaacaacacaacaacggTAATGCTAACTCCAGGAAGCGGTCGCCACCGCCAGACCGGAGCAGTGCAGAGGAGCGCAACCACCACGGCCTGGCCAGGTCACCGATGTCCATGGCGCAACACGTGGATCGCATTATGGCACTTGCGGATTTACACGGCGGCAACACCAACGGTGACCGTGACACTCCCCACAGACATTTAAAGGCCAACCAGTTTACAGCCAACAGGCAGATGGGTGACAAACCACTAGAGACCTTGGACCACCTTAGGAGCAGCACGTCATCTCctctcaatctctcctccacttcttcTAAAAACTCCCAGAGCAGCTCgtacactccaaacagcctggCCTCTGAAGGGGATGGCCATGGGGGGGACGCACCATTGGACCTTTCTCTACCAAAACACATGATGAGCAACAGCATCTCACTGGGAGAAAAGAGGTCCAAACCAAACGGCTATGTCTCAGACCGCAATGGTGACCACCACCAATCCAACCGGGAGCAGGGGACTGAGCCCATGGACTTGGCCCACATCAAAAAAGAGTTCCTGGGCTCAGGGAGAGACAACGGAGGGAACAGCGGCCACCAGATGGAAAAGAGTGCCAGCCCCATCTTTGGCATCAACCCCTTCGGTGGTGGTCACATGTACACACCTCTGCCCCCACATGGAGCGTTCCCCCCGCACAGCTTCATGCAGGCCCAGGCCAGCATCCCAGGCCTGAGGCCGTACCCAGGGCTGGATCCAATGAGCTTCCTGCCCCACATGGCCTACACTTATGCTGGGGCAGCCACATTTGCTGAAATGCAACACAGGTCGAGGAAGTACCAACGGAAACCAGGTTTCCAG GGGGAGCTACTGGACGGCACTGTGGACTATCTGTCAGGCTTGGAGGACCTGACAGACGAATCGCTCCTCTCCCGGAAGAAGATTAAAAAGACAGAAAGTGGTATGTACGCGTGTGACTTGTGCGACAAAACATTCCAGAAGACCAGTTCCCTCCTAAGACACAAATATGAGCACACAG GAAAGCGACCACACCAGTGCACGATCTGTAAGAAGGCCTTCAAACATAAGCACCACCTCATCGAGCACTCGCGTCTGCACTCGGGTGAAAAGCCATACCAATGCGACAAGTGTGGCAAGCGCTTCTCTCACTCAGGCTCCTACTCTCAGCACATGAACCACCGGTACTCCTACTGCAAGAGGGAGGCAGAGGAAAGGGAGGCGGCTGAAAGGGAGGCCCGGGATAAGGGCCCCCTGGAGCCCACAGAGTTGCTGATGAGGAGGGCCTACCTGCAGGGTCTGGGGCCGCTGGGCTACTCTGACCCAGAGGACCAGCCGGAGGATGGGGGCGGCACCATTCTGAGGGATGGCactgaaggagggatgagaggaggacgaggagagagGGAAGTGGACGAGACGTATGAGAAGGTGACAGACAGGCGAGAGACGGGAACTTTCAGGGAAGGAGAGGACGAGGAAGAGGATGACAGCAGGATGGACACGGCGAGGAATGATGAGGGAAAAGATGCGGAGCATTCAATGGATGAGAGTTCAAGAGAAGGGAAAACAGACACCAAGTCGGACCAGGAGGAAGCAGATTAA
- the zeb2a gene encoding zinc finger E-box-binding homeobox 2a isoform X1: MKQEIMAEGPRCKRRKQSNPQRKNVLNYENVVETGSETDEDDRTLVSEENGLTNGEEGSSPIGAGVPNLEASPRVGHALLSYRAGAEEGSEGRDGRQSHNHAWRLAENPHGHLNGTDERKEEYESLGPEGSLHSVGNGTVKSMDGVSELDEYFTKRNKLEESDSHSASIAEYLQRGDTAIIYPEAPEEVTRLGTPEAVGQDENENDLPPGTPDAFAQLLTCPYCDRGYKRLTSLKEHIKYRHEKNEESVPCPLCNETFSHRTQLERHMATHKPGRDQPQLLNEGAGNRKFKCTECGKAFKYKHHLKEHLRIHSGEKPYECSNCKKRFSHSGSYSSHISSKKCIGLISVNGRVRNGGGNTKAGSSPNSTASSPGSPALAQLRHKLENGRPMGPQDQQSHLDIKAEPMDFNDYRLLMASQYGVGGPGGYMNGAGRGGSPLGIHSSSQSPLQHLSGMGLDLPLLGYGSLGNNLSEVQKVLQIVDNTVCRQKMDGNPEEISKLRAYMKELGAQMEEQKLALSSPRAGFQVVGHGSPTKSIIDYTLEKVNEAKSLIDDSKRQINMDIKKERLNHSMDPEEKSHHESHQVPFLPFSCQFCKETFPGPIPLHQHERYLCKKNEEINHLQPSEGVPPSRRGVFPSEQQATLQSSLSERGTTSPVNPFKDHVSVLKAYFAMNMEPNSEELLKISIAVGLPQEFVKEWFSQWKNQQQQQQHNNGNANSRKRSPPPDRSSAEERNHHGLARSPMSMAQHVDRIMALADLHGGNTNGDRDTPHRHLKANQFTANRQMGDKPLETLDHLRSSTSSPLNLSSTSSKNSQSSSYTPNSLASEGDGHGGDAPLDLSLPKHMMSNSISLGEKRSKPNGYVSDRNGDHHQSNREQGTEPMDLAHIKKEFLGSGRDNGGNSGHQMEKSASPIFGINPFGGGHMYTPLPPHGAFPPHSFMQAQASIPGLRPYPGLDPMSFLPHMAYTYAGAATFAEMQHRSRKYQRKPGFQGELLDGTVDYLSGLEDLTDESLLSRKKIKKTESGMYACDLCDKTFQKTSSLLRHKYEHTGKRPHQCTICKKAFKHKHHLIEHSRLHSGEKPYQCDKCGKRFSHSGSYSQHMNHRYSYCKREAEEREAAEREARDKGPLEPTELLMRRAYLQGLGPLGYSDPEDQPEDGGGTILRDGTEGGMRGGRGEREVDETYEKVTDRRETGTFREGEDEEEDDSRMDTARNDEGKDAEHSMDESSREGKTDTKSDQEEAD, from the exons TGCTGAACTATGAGAATGTGGTGGAGACGGGCTCCGAGACAGACGAGGATGACAGGACTCTGGTCTCAGAGGAGAATGGTCTAACCAATGGGGAGGAGGGTAGCAGCCCCATTGGGGCCGGCGTTCCCAACCTGGAGGCATCACCCAGGGTGGGCCACGCCCTGCTGTCCTACAGGGCTGGAGCAGAGGAGGGGTCAGAGGGCAGGGACGGGCGGCAGAGCCACAACCACGCCTGGCGCCTGGCAGAAAACCCGCACGGACACCTCAACGGGACTG ATGAAAGGAAGGAGGAATATGAATCCTTGGGGCCAGAGGGGTCTCTTCACTCTGTAGGAAATGGTACAG TGAAGAGTATGGATGGGGTGTCGGAGCTTGACGAGTACTTCACTAAGCGTAATAAACTGGAGGAGAGTGACAGCCACTCGGCCAGCATCGCTGAGTACCTGCAGCGTGGAGACACTGCCATAATTTACCCAGAAGCCCCAGAGGAAGTGACACGACTCGGAACTCCCGAGGCCGTTGGGCAAGACGAAAACGAAAACG ACCTGCCACCTGGGACTCCAGATGCTTTCGCCCAACTGTTGACCTGCCCTTACTGCGACCGGGGCTACAAGCGGCTGACATCGCTCAAGGAGCACATCAAGTACCGCCATGAGAAGAACGAGGAGAGCGTTCCCTGCCCCCTGTGCAATGAGACCTTCTCTCACCGCACACAGCTGGAGAGGCATATGGCCACGCACAAGCCAGGGAGAGATCAG CCCCAGCTTCTGAATGAAGGGGCCGGCAACCGCAAGTTCAAATGCACCGAGTGTGGAAAAGCCTTCAAATACAAGCATCATTTGAAGGAGCATCTCCGCATTCACAGCG GGGAGAAACCATATGAGTGTTCCAACTGCAAGAAGCGCTTCTCCCACTCCGGCTCCTACAGCTCCCACATCAGCAGCAAGAAGTGCATCGGTCTGATCTCTGTCAACGGACGAGTACGCAACGGAGGAGGTAACACCAAGGCTGGCTCCTCCCCTAACTCCACCGCCTCCTCTCCGGGAAGCCCCGCCCTGGCCCAGCTCCGCCACAAGCTGGAGAACGGCCGCCCCATGGGCCCCCAAGACCAGCAAAGCCACCTGGACATCAAGGCAGAGCCCATGGACTTCAATGACTACAGGCTACTGATGGCCTCCCAGTATGGCGTTGGAGGGCCAGGGGGCTATATGAACGGAGCCGGCCGAGGAGGCAGCCCCCTGGGGATCCACAGCTCCTCCCAGAGCCCCCTGCAGCACCTGAGTGGGATGGGCTTGGACCTGCCCCTGCTGGGCTACGGTTCCCTGGGAAACAACCTGAGCGAGGTGCAGAAGGTCCTCCAGATCGTGGACAACACTGTGTGCAGGCAGAAGATGGATGGGAACCCGGAGGAGATTTCCAAGCTCAGGGCCTATATGAAGGAGCTGGGGGCCCAGATGGAGGAGCAGAAGCTGGCTTTGTCCTCCCCGCGTGCTGGCTTCCAGGTGGTGGGCCATGGCAGCCCCACCAAAAGCATCATCGACTACACTCTGGAGAAGGTGAATGAGGCCAAGAGCCTGATCGACGACTCCAAAAGGCAGATCAACATGGACATCAAGAAGGAAAGGCTAAACCACTCGATGGATCCTGAGGAGAAGTCGCACCACGAGAGCCACCAGGTTCCATTCCTGCCTTTCTCCTGCCAGTTCTGCAAGGAGACCTTCCCAGGGCCCATCCCTCTGCACCAGCATGAGCGCTATCTGTGTAAGAAGAACGAGGAGATCAACCACCTCCAGCCCAGTGAGGGCGTGCCTCCCAGCCGCAGGGGGGTGTTCCCCTCAGAGCAGCAGGCCACTCTGCAATCCTCTCTGTCAGAGAGGGGCACCACCAGCCCCGTCAACCCTTTCAAGGACCACGTGTCAGTGCTCAAGGCCTACTTCGCCATGAACATGGAGCCCAACTCAGAGGAGCTGCTGAAGATCTCCATCGCAGTCGGCCTCCCACAGGAGTTTGTCAAGGAGTGGTTCTCCCAGTGGAAGaatcagcagcaacaacaacaacacaacaacggTAATGCTAACTCCAGGAAGCGGTCGCCACCGCCAGACCGGAGCAGTGCAGAGGAGCGCAACCACCACGGCCTGGCCAGGTCACCGATGTCCATGGCGCAACACGTGGATCGCATTATGGCACTTGCGGATTTACACGGCGGCAACACCAACGGTGACCGTGACACTCCCCACAGACATTTAAAGGCCAACCAGTTTACAGCCAACAGGCAGATGGGTGACAAACCACTAGAGACCTTGGACCACCTTAGGAGCAGCACGTCATCTCctctcaatctctcctccacttcttcTAAAAACTCCCAGAGCAGCTCgtacactccaaacagcctggCCTCTGAAGGGGATGGCCATGGGGGGGACGCACCATTGGACCTTTCTCTACCAAAACACATGATGAGCAACAGCATCTCACTGGGAGAAAAGAGGTCCAAACCAAACGGCTATGTCTCAGACCGCAATGGTGACCACCACCAATCCAACCGGGAGCAGGGGACTGAGCCCATGGACTTGGCCCACATCAAAAAAGAGTTCCTGGGCTCAGGGAGAGACAACGGAGGGAACAGCGGCCACCAGATGGAAAAGAGTGCCAGCCCCATCTTTGGCATCAACCCCTTCGGTGGTGGTCACATGTACACACCTCTGCCCCCACATGGAGCGTTCCCCCCGCACAGCTTCATGCAGGCCCAGGCCAGCATCCCAGGCCTGAGGCCGTACCCAGGGCTGGATCCAATGAGCTTCCTGCCCCACATGGCCTACACTTATGCTGGGGCAGCCACATTTGCTGAAATGCAACACAGGTCGAGGAAGTACCAACGGAAACCAGGTTTCCAG GGGGAGCTACTGGACGGCACTGTGGACTATCTGTCAGGCTTGGAGGACCTGACAGACGAATCGCTCCTCTCCCGGAAGAAGATTAAAAAGACAGAAAGTGGTATGTACGCGTGTGACTTGTGCGACAAAACATTCCAGAAGACCAGTTCCCTCCTAAGACACAAATATGAGCACACAG GAAAGCGACCACACCAGTGCACGATCTGTAAGAAGGCCTTCAAACATAAGCACCACCTCATCGAGCACTCGCGTCTGCACTCGGGTGAAAAGCCATACCAATGCGACAAGTGTGGCAAGCGCTTCTCTCACTCAGGCTCCTACTCTCAGCACATGAACCACCGGTACTCCTACTGCAAGAGGGAGGCAGAGGAAAGGGAGGCGGCTGAAAGGGAGGCCCGGGATAAGGGCCCCCTGGAGCCCACAGAGTTGCTGATGAGGAGGGCCTACCTGCAGGGTCTGGGGCCGCTGGGCTACTCTGACCCAGAGGACCAGCCGGAGGATGGGGGCGGCACCATTCTGAGGGATGGCactgaaggagggatgagaggaggacgaggagagagGGAAGTGGACGAGACGTATGAGAAGGTGACAGACAGGCGAGAGACGGGAACTTTCAGGGAAGGAGAGGACGAGGAAGAGGATGACAGCAGGATGGACACGGCGAGGAATGATGAGGGAAAAGATGCGGAGCATTCAATGGATGAGAGTTCAAGAGAAGGGAAAACAGACACCAAGTCGGACCAGGAGGAAGCAGATTAA
- the zeb2a gene encoding zinc finger E-box-binding homeobox 2a isoform X3, with product MKQEIMAEGPRCKRRKQSNPQRKNVLNYENVVETGSETDEDDRTLVSEENGLTNGEEGSSPIGAGVPNLEASPRVGHALLSYRAGAEEGSEGRDGRQSHNHAWRLAENPHGHLNGTDERKEEYESLGPEGSLHSVGNGTVKSMDGVSELDEYFTKRNKLEESDSHSASIAEYLQRGDTAIIYPEAPEEVTRLGTPEAVGQDENENDLPPGTPDAFAQLLTCPYCDRGYKRLTSLKEHIKYRHEKNEESVPCPLCNETFSHRTQLERHMATHKPGRDQPQLLNEGAGNRKFKCTECGKAFKYKHHLKEHLRIHSGEKPYECSNCKKRFSHSGSYSSHISSKKCIGLISVNGRVRNGGGNTKAGSSPNSTASSPGSPALAQLRHKLENGRPMGPQDQQSHLDIKAEPMDFNDYRLLMASQYGVGGPGGYMNGAGRGGSPLGIHSSSQSPLQHLSGMGLDLPLLGYGSLGNNLSEVQKVLQIVDNTVCRQKMDGNPEEISKLRAYMKELGAQMEEQKLALSSPRAGFQVVGHGSPTKSIIDYTLEKVNEAKSLIDDSKRQINMDIKKERLNHSMDPEEKSHHESHQVPFLPFSCQFCKETFPGPIPLHQHERYLCKKNEEINHLQPSEGVPPSRRGVFPSEQQATLQSSLSERGTTSPVNPFKDHVSVLKAYFAMNMEPNSEELLKISIAVGLPQEFVKEWFSQWKNQQQQQQHNNGNANSRKRSPPPDRSSAEERNHHGLARSPMSMAQHVDRIMALADLHGGNTNGDRDTPHRHLKANQFTANRQMGDKPLETLDHLRSSTSSPLNLSSTSSKNSQSSSYTPNSLASEGDGHGGDAPLDLSLPKHMMSNSISLGEKRSKPNGYVSDRNGDHHQSNREQGTEPMDLAHIKKEFLGSGRDNGGNSGHQMEKSASPIFGINPFGGGHMYTPLPPHGAFPPHSFMQAQASIPGLRPYPGLDPMSFLPHMAYTYAGAATFAEMQHRSRKYQRKPGFQGELLDGTVDYLSGLEDLTDESLLSRKKIKKTESGKRPHQCTICKKAFKHKHHLIEHSRLHSGEKPYQCDKCGKRFSHSGSYSQHMNHRYSYCKREAEEREAAEREARDKGPLEPTELLMRRAYLQGLGPLGYSDPEDQPEDGGGTILRDGTEGGMRGGRGEREVDETYEKVTDRRETGTFREGEDEEEDDSRMDTARNDEGKDAEHSMDESSREGKTDTKSDQEEAD from the exons TGCTGAACTATGAGAATGTGGTGGAGACGGGCTCCGAGACAGACGAGGATGACAGGACTCTGGTCTCAGAGGAGAATGGTCTAACCAATGGGGAGGAGGGTAGCAGCCCCATTGGGGCCGGCGTTCCCAACCTGGAGGCATCACCCAGGGTGGGCCACGCCCTGCTGTCCTACAGGGCTGGAGCAGAGGAGGGGTCAGAGGGCAGGGACGGGCGGCAGAGCCACAACCACGCCTGGCGCCTGGCAGAAAACCCGCACGGACACCTCAACGGGACTG ATGAAAGGAAGGAGGAATATGAATCCTTGGGGCCAGAGGGGTCTCTTCACTCTGTAGGAAATGGTACAG TGAAGAGTATGGATGGGGTGTCGGAGCTTGACGAGTACTTCACTAAGCGTAATAAACTGGAGGAGAGTGACAGCCACTCGGCCAGCATCGCTGAGTACCTGCAGCGTGGAGACACTGCCATAATTTACCCAGAAGCCCCAGAGGAAGTGACACGACTCGGAACTCCCGAGGCCGTTGGGCAAGACGAAAACGAAAACG ACCTGCCACCTGGGACTCCAGATGCTTTCGCCCAACTGTTGACCTGCCCTTACTGCGACCGGGGCTACAAGCGGCTGACATCGCTCAAGGAGCACATCAAGTACCGCCATGAGAAGAACGAGGAGAGCGTTCCCTGCCCCCTGTGCAATGAGACCTTCTCTCACCGCACACAGCTGGAGAGGCATATGGCCACGCACAAGCCAGGGAGAGATCAG CCCCAGCTTCTGAATGAAGGGGCCGGCAACCGCAAGTTCAAATGCACCGAGTGTGGAAAAGCCTTCAAATACAAGCATCATTTGAAGGAGCATCTCCGCATTCACAGCG GGGAGAAACCATATGAGTGTTCCAACTGCAAGAAGCGCTTCTCCCACTCCGGCTCCTACAGCTCCCACATCAGCAGCAAGAAGTGCATCGGTCTGATCTCTGTCAACGGACGAGTACGCAACGGAGGAGGTAACACCAAGGCTGGCTCCTCCCCTAACTCCACCGCCTCCTCTCCGGGAAGCCCCGCCCTGGCCCAGCTCCGCCACAAGCTGGAGAACGGCCGCCCCATGGGCCCCCAAGACCAGCAAAGCCACCTGGACATCAAGGCAGAGCCCATGGACTTCAATGACTACAGGCTACTGATGGCCTCCCAGTATGGCGTTGGAGGGCCAGGGGGCTATATGAACGGAGCCGGCCGAGGAGGCAGCCCCCTGGGGATCCACAGCTCCTCCCAGAGCCCCCTGCAGCACCTGAGTGGGATGGGCTTGGACCTGCCCCTGCTGGGCTACGGTTCCCTGGGAAACAACCTGAGCGAGGTGCAGAAGGTCCTCCAGATCGTGGACAACACTGTGTGCAGGCAGAAGATGGATGGGAACCCGGAGGAGATTTCCAAGCTCAGGGCCTATATGAAGGAGCTGGGGGCCCAGATGGAGGAGCAGAAGCTGGCTTTGTCCTCCCCGCGTGCTGGCTTCCAGGTGGTGGGCCATGGCAGCCCCACCAAAAGCATCATCGACTACACTCTGGAGAAGGTGAATGAGGCCAAGAGCCTGATCGACGACTCCAAAAGGCAGATCAACATGGACATCAAGAAGGAAAGGCTAAACCACTCGATGGATCCTGAGGAGAAGTCGCACCACGAGAGCCACCAGGTTCCATTCCTGCCTTTCTCCTGCCAGTTCTGCAAGGAGACCTTCCCAGGGCCCATCCCTCTGCACCAGCATGAGCGCTATCTGTGTAAGAAGAACGAGGAGATCAACCACCTCCAGCCCAGTGAGGGCGTGCCTCCCAGCCGCAGGGGGGTGTTCCCCTCAGAGCAGCAGGCCACTCTGCAATCCTCTCTGTCAGAGAGGGGCACCACCAGCCCCGTCAACCCTTTCAAGGACCACGTGTCAGTGCTCAAGGCCTACTTCGCCATGAACATGGAGCCCAACTCAGAGGAGCTGCTGAAGATCTCCATCGCAGTCGGCCTCCCACAGGAGTTTGTCAAGGAGTGGTTCTCCCAGTGGAAGaatcagcagcaacaacaacaacacaacaacggTAATGCTAACTCCAGGAAGCGGTCGCCACCGCCAGACCGGAGCAGTGCAGAGGAGCGCAACCACCACGGCCTGGCCAGGTCACCGATGTCCATGGCGCAACACGTGGATCGCATTATGGCACTTGCGGATTTACACGGCGGCAACACCAACGGTGACCGTGACACTCCCCACAGACATTTAAAGGCCAACCAGTTTACAGCCAACAGGCAGATGGGTGACAAACCACTAGAGACCTTGGACCACCTTAGGAGCAGCACGTCATCTCctctcaatctctcctccacttcttcTAAAAACTCCCAGAGCAGCTCgtacactccaaacagcctggCCTCTGAAGGGGATGGCCATGGGGGGGACGCACCATTGGACCTTTCTCTACCAAAACACATGATGAGCAACAGCATCTCACTGGGAGAAAAGAGGTCCAAACCAAACGGCTATGTCTCAGACCGCAATGGTGACCACCACCAATCCAACCGGGAGCAGGGGACTGAGCCCATGGACTTGGCCCACATCAAAAAAGAGTTCCTGGGCTCAGGGAGAGACAACGGAGGGAACAGCGGCCACCAGATGGAAAAGAGTGCCAGCCCCATCTTTGGCATCAACCCCTTCGGTGGTGGTCACATGTACACACCTCTGCCCCCACATGGAGCGTTCCCCCCGCACAGCTTCATGCAGGCCCAGGCCAGCATCCCAGGCCTGAGGCCGTACCCAGGGCTGGATCCAATGAGCTTCCTGCCCCACATGGCCTACACTTATGCTGGGGCAGCCACATTTGCTGAAATGCAACACAGGTCGAGGAAGTACCAACGGAAACCAGGTTTCCAG GGGGAGCTACTGGACGGCACTGTGGACTATCTGTCAGGCTTGGAGGACCTGACAGACGAATCGCTCCTCTCCCGGAAGAAGATTAAAAAGACAGAAAGTG GAAAGCGACCACACCAGTGCACGATCTGTAAGAAGGCCTTCAAACATAAGCACCACCTCATCGAGCACTCGCGTCTGCACTCGGGTGAAAAGCCATACCAATGCGACAAGTGTGGCAAGCGCTTCTCTCACTCAGGCTCCTACTCTCAGCACATGAACCACCGGTACTCCTACTGCAAGAGGGAGGCAGAGGAAAGGGAGGCGGCTGAAAGGGAGGCCCGGGATAAGGGCCCCCTGGAGCCCACAGAGTTGCTGATGAGGAGGGCCTACCTGCAGGGTCTGGGGCCGCTGGGCTACTCTGACCCAGAGGACCAGCCGGAGGATGGGGGCGGCACCATTCTGAGGGATGGCactgaaggagggatgagaggaggacgaggagagagGGAAGTGGACGAGACGTATGAGAAGGTGACAGACAGGCGAGAGACGGGAACTTTCAGGGAAGGAGAGGACGAGGAAGAGGATGACAGCAGGATGGACACGGCGAGGAATGATGAGGGAAAAGATGCGGAGCATTCAATGGATGAGAGTTCAAGAGAAGGGAAAACAGACACCAAGTCGGACCAGGAGGAAGCAGATTAA